In the genome of Phlebotomus papatasi isolate M1 chromosome 2, Ppap_2.1, whole genome shotgun sequence, one region contains:
- the LOC129800524 gene encoding uncharacterized protein LOC129800524, whose protein sequence is MKHLFDFSDFNVYDSKCTNLSVGAPGPDLLTQCCEIFKEATEHRMNYEKENNSFLFQYGPTLGINDFREELSAFLSKEYGSEVRKNSLVLTSGATNGLHHILTSLLDMNGVIFVDEVTYMIALEAFQTFSGMKIIPVPFQDDGVDVEELRKLVKAHKFSPHPDKLFWGFYYAIPTFHNPTGVTLSVKKCRELIKIAREFDILISCDDVYNLLHYSSEGSPKRLFSYDNPSDGDYKGHVISNGSFSKILSPGIRIGWMECPKRILEVFRLSAIITSGGSINNYTSGIVTSLFQLGLAKKQLDIYSAAYQERMEAVCAILKENLPPEVKFIPPSGGYFVWLTFPASFDAVAFNQFCLEQHKVIAIAGPRFSALKGHRNCLRICVVFHDVATMSNAVRRLCQAYREFSR, encoded by the exons ATGAAGCATTTATTTGACTTCAGTGACTTCAATGTGTACGATTCTAAGTGCACAAATTTGTCTGTTGGGGCTCCTGGCCCGGATCTCCTCACCCAATGCTGTGAGATTTTCAAGGAAGCCACAGAGCACCGAATG AACTATGAAAAGGAGAACAATTCCTTCCTCTTCCAATACGGACCTACTCTGGGTATCAATGACTTCCGGGAGGAATTGAGTGCCTTCCTGTCGAAGGAGTATGGATCCGAGGTGAGAAAAAACAGCCTAGTTCTTACATCTGGAGCCACCAATGGGCTTCATCATATACTTACAAGTCTCCTGGACATGAATGGAGTGATCTTTGTTGATGAGGTCACATACATGATCGCCCTGGAAGCCTTTCAAACATTCTCAGGGATGAAAATCATTCCTGTACCCTTTCAAGATGACGGAGTTGATGTTGAAGAACTGAGAAAACTCGTAAAAGCCCATAAATTCTCTCCACATCCCGATAAACTCTTCTGGGGCTTCTACTATGCCATTCCGACTTTTCACAATCCCACAGGAGTGACCCTCTCTGTCAAAAAGTGCagagaattgataaaaatcgctcGGGAATTTGATATTCTCATCTCCTGCGATGATGTATACAATCTCCTACACTACAGCTCAGAAGGAAGCCCTAAGAGATTGTTCTCTTATGACAATCCTTCAGATGGAGACTACAAAGGTCATGTAATTTCCAATGGGTCTTTCTCCAAGATCCTCTCTCCAGGAATCCGAATTGGCTGGATGGAATGCCCCAAGAGGATTCTGGAAGTTTTCAGATTGAG TGCTATCATAACGAGTGGAGGATCTATTAATAACTACACTTCAGGCATCGTGACAAGCCTCTTCCAATTGGGCTTAGCCAAGAAGCAGCTCGACATCTACAGTGCAGCTTATCAGGAAAGGATGGAGGCTGTTTGTGCGATCCTGAAAGAGAATCTGCCTCCGGAAGTTAAATTTATCCCTCCCAGTGGAGGATACTTCGTCTGGCTAACATTTCCAGCATCTTTTGATGCTGTGGCATTCAATCAGTTCTGCCTGGAGCAGCACAAAGTCATTGCAATTGCCGGTCCAAGATTTTCCGCCCTGAAAGGTCATCGGAATTGCTTGAGGATCTGCGTAGTTTTTCACGATGTTGCCACCATGAGCAATGCCGTCCGTCGACTTTGCCAAGCATATCGCGAGTTCTCACGATAA
- the LOC129800526 gene encoding acyl-coenzyme A diphosphatase FITM2, translating to MVSKRRPIHPVGQTMNFRGSTAGEGRGETKGTRPTTAPTSIREVLTMMVLYVCKKAIFYDTNLKVALYLGSLFLISLIGDFMPYPRTYFARSDNLFNQYFVKIGWFWTLILTTPFTLITSFILCCGDVKRMIKHHIVRIGIATVFWYVWTKLFFVFESSYGRCTDKRFDTKPTCLKAGFLWNGFDISGHAFILIYSSLVLIEEARPIVNWESIKEHLRNEEHNRATMDSAAARNPLSNLKDDELARLSYLYTRYTPLIRLLFVAMTVLQLLWDVMLVSTMLYFHKMIEKVLGGIFAILTWFFTYRFWYTSPTILPDSVGKGLFNYQVVKSRPDPIPMRRNNSVIINPATGKPMPRFMGMPLNTGRQMDGAATSNGLNPEPGPNRF from the coding sequence ATGGTGTCAAAGAGACGACCAATTCATCCCGTTGGACAGACTATGAACTTCCGGGGGAGTACCGCGGGGGAGGGACGCGGTGAGACCAAAGGGACTCGTCCCACAACAGCTCCCACCTCCATCCGCGAAGTTCTGACCATGATGGTGCTGTATGTCTGCAAAAAAGCCATCTTCTACGACACTAACCTGAAAGTAGCCCTCTATCTGGGCAGTTTGTTCCTGATCTCACTTATTGGAGACTTCATGCCATATCCCAGAACCTATTTTGCCCGGTCAGACAATCTCTTCAATCAGTACTTTGTGAAAATCGGCTGGTTCTGGACACTGATCCTTACGACTCCCTTCACCCTCATCACTTCCTTCATTCTCTGCTGCGGGGATGTCAAGCGAATGATAAAGCACCATATCGTCCGGATTGGGATAGCCACAGTGTTCTGGTACGTCTGGACAAAGCTCTTTTTCGTCTTTGAATCCTCCTACGGGAGATGCACAGACAAACGCTTCGACACAAAGCCTACTTGCCTGAAAGCAGGATTCCTGTGGAATGGATTTGACATTTCCGGACATGCCTTCATCCTCATCTACTCCAGTCTCGTGCTGATTGAAGAAGCTCGGCCAATTGTCAATTGGGAATCCATCAAAGAACACCTACGCAATGAGGAACACAATAGAGCCACAATGGACTCTGCAGCTGCCCGGAATCCTCTGTCAAATCTCAAAGATGATGAACTAGCCCGACTGAGCTATCTCTACACACGCTACACTCCCCTAATCCGACTTCTATTTGTGGCCATGACTGTACTCCAGCTGCTCTGGGACGTTATGCTAGTGTCCACAATGCTCTACTTCCACAAAATGATCGAAAAAGTCCTGGGAGGGATCTTTGCAATCCTCACATGGTTCTTCACATATCGTTTCTGGTACACATCCCCAACCATTCTCCCAGACTCCGTTGGCAAGGGACTCTTCAACTATCAAGTGGTGAAATCCCGACCAGACCCTATTCCCATGAGAAGGAATAACAGTGTAATCATCAATCCCGCCACTGGAAAACCAATGCCCAGATTCATGGGCATGCCACTGAATACCGGACGACAGATGGACGGAGCAGCCACGAGCAATGGATTGAATCCAGAGCCTGGTCCTAATCGATTTTGA